Proteins from a single region of Phormidium ambiguum IAM M-71:
- a CDS encoding radical SAM protein — MLKNLPKNQENMSFCSVYGPVNSWRFGRSLGIDPIGAISTCSFDCVYCQLGEIEKLTSDRQVFISTGQILQDLQSFAPWNVDVITLSGSGEPTLALNLGEILAKVKELTAKPLVVLTNGTLLKDPDVRAALALTDRVAVKLDAVSGEQLRRVNRPVAEVNFSDIWQGIQLFRADYPGKLAIQTMILSAWNSEIQSDYINRIKLLVPDEIQLNTPSRPKPLTHQLEARGNTQIADCVYPANTLKCVDADYLKTFADRIQQQTGISVRWKISD, encoded by the coding sequence ATGTTAAAAAATTTACCTAAAAATCAAGAAAATATGTCATTTTGTTCAGTATATGGCCCTGTAAATTCTTGGCGTTTTGGTCGATCGCTGGGGATCGATCCGATAGGCGCAATTTCCACCTGTTCCTTTGACTGTGTTTATTGCCAGTTAGGAGAAATTGAAAAGTTAACTAGCGATCGTCAAGTATTCATTTCTACCGGACAAATTCTGCAAGATTTACAATCTTTTGCCCCTTGGAATGTAGATGTAATTACCCTTAGTGGTAGTGGTGAACCAACCTTAGCATTAAACTTAGGCGAAATACTCGCTAAAGTTAAAGAACTGACTGCTAAACCTTTAGTAGTATTGACTAACGGCACATTACTAAAAGATCCCGATGTGCGTGCAGCATTAGCATTAACAGACCGAGTAGCAGTCAAATTAGACGCAGTTTCAGGCGAACAATTACGCCGAGTTAATCGCCCCGTAGCTGAGGTTAATTTCTCAGATATTTGGCAAGGAATTCAACTATTTCGGGCTGATTATCCCGGTAAATTAGCTATACAAACGATGATTTTGTCTGCTTGGAATTCCGAAATTCAATCAGATTATATCAACCGCATTAAATTACTCGTTCCTGATGAAATTCAACTCAATACACCCTCACGCCCTAAACCTTTAACTCATCAATTAGAAGCTAGAGGTAACACTCAAATTGCTGATTGTGTTTATCCAGCCAATACTCTGAAATGTGTTGATGCTGACTACTTAAAAACATTTGCCGATCGCATTCAGCAGCAAACAGGTATTTCAGTCCGTTGGAAAATTTCTGACTAA
- a CDS encoding DUF29 domain-containing protein, whose protein sequence is MNLPIINLYDTDFYAWTQKQVELLRQRDLENLDIENLIEEIESLGKQEKRELVNRLKILIGHLLKWEYQPTHRSRSWIRTIREQRNEIKKIIKENPSLKPFLNDAIQEAYLSGVDLAIDETGIEIDAFPKSNPYSWEEVENQNFFPGDITDSDRDLLGIYGIKHL, encoded by the coding sequence ATGAACCTTCCAATTATCAACCTATACGATACTGACTTTTATGCTTGGACTCAAAAACAAGTAGAGTTATTGCGTCAGCGCGATCTAGAGAATCTTGATATTGAGAATTTGATTGAGGAAATAGAATCTTTGGGTAAACAGGAAAAACGAGAGTTAGTAAATCGGCTGAAAATTCTCATTGGACATTTATTAAAGTGGGAGTATCAACCTACGCATAGGTCTAGAAGCTGGATTAGGACAATTAGAGAACAACGAAACGAAATAAAAAAAATAATTAAGGAAAACCCTAGTTTAAAACCTTTCCTAAATGATGCAATACAAGAGGCTTATTTATCTGGGGTTGACTTAGCTATTGATGAAACAGGAATAGAAATCGATGCTTTTCCAAAAAGCAATCCCTACTCTTGGGAAGAGGTAGAAAACCAAAACTTTTTCCCAGGTGATATTACAGATTCAGACAGAGATTTACTGGGAATTTACGGAATTAAACATCTCTAA